In Brachyspira hampsonii, the following are encoded in one genomic region:
- a CDS encoding beta-ketoacyl-ACP synthase III translates to MERAYIKNIAYYVPERILDNKYFESILDTNNEWIITRTGIETRHMARADETIFEMGLNAVRNLEKKGVDLQEVDAILVPTVTKDYIFPSMAGQLQKTLGLKHCFATDISAACSGYIYALNTATALIESGQCKNVLIVSSEKLTKDINWKDRGTAILFGDAATASLITARNDGKGIIGMHMQSEPDMSIVLNGGSVCPIRADDIEAPEFKIYMEGSETFKRAVTEFSNSIDKVLADSGKQLSDVKYFVPHQANLRIMQAVAKRIGLPMEKVSVVLNKFGNCSSASIGLALTDALDNNKINDGDLVLLTGFGGGFTWGSTLMIW, encoded by the coding sequence ATGGAAAGAGCATATATAAAAAACATAGCTTACTATGTACCTGAAAGAATATTAGATAATAAATATTTTGAAAGTATATTAGACACTAACAATGAATGGATAATAACTCGTACAGGAATAGAAACAAGACATATGGCAAGAGCAGATGAAACTATTTTTGAAATGGGTTTGAATGCGGTTAGAAACTTAGAAAAAAAAGGTGTTGATTTGCAAGAGGTTGATGCAATATTGGTACCTACTGTAACAAAAGATTATATATTCCCTTCTATGGCAGGACAATTGCAAAAAACATTGGGATTAAAACACTGCTTTGCTACGGATATATCTGCTGCTTGCTCTGGATATATATATGCATTGAACACAGCTACTGCATTAATAGAAAGCGGACAATGTAAAAATGTACTTATAGTTTCAAGCGAAAAACTTACTAAAGATATTAATTGGAAAGACAGAGGAACTGCTATTTTATTCGGAGATGCTGCTACTGCTTCATTAATAACAGCAAGAAATGACGGTAAAGGCATAATAGGAATGCATATGCAAAGCGAGCCGGATATGAGTATTGTACTTAATGGGGGAAGTGTTTGTCCTATAAGAGCCGATGATATAGAGGCGCCTGAATTCAAGATATATATGGAAGGATCTGAAACTTTTAAAAGAGCTGTTACTGAGTTTTCTAATAGCATAGATAAAGTTTTGGCAGATTCCGGAAAACAATTAAGCGATGTTAAATATTTTGTACCTCATCAGGCTAATTTGAGAATTATGCAGGCTGTTGCTAAAAGAATAGGTCTTCCTATGGAAAAAGTAAGTGTTGTATTAAACAAATTTGGAAACTGTTCTTCTGCAAGTATAGGATTGGCTCTAACTGACGCTTTAGATAATAATAAAATTAATGACGGAGATTTAGTTCTTCTTACAGGATTCGGCGGCGGATTTACTTGGGGGTCTACTTTAATGATTTGGTAA
- a CDS encoding DUF4026 domain-containing protein — protein sequence MDYNEKLYNVFSSGEQRLESWMAAVFTKEYDHNMTVEEFRDILSESDEYMVLEFNEIEKSNFIRDKSKWEVSVKLQYLPMVIDEMEEMDEDGCGDGSCGCGHNHDEEEHSCGCGHNHDDEEHSCGCGHNHDEEENNDELSFYAALVDASSVTENVPEIFSVNTVREDDYNEACQCKYAVHVSTTFDNHPLTDYQRQLKLLDSLVPECSIFLDMSCYTAHSGDWLSYTSTFALPPSLDYLYTIHAVYDDDKDPNKVEYWFHTHGLYRVGSIELEIVGVEDSNASYGALLNTCAKMFIERGVPEAGFKFNPAYNTYVCWFPWQEALKKLNIADDITGSAKDRNDGVHNTPSGILLAVDAEGNYHSLDYYKNELTDNPMFMMSYFETSLMREAAFEKLEYFLELLNKSKGDDKISFLVKLGYGETEENPNDLEHLWFDVHDFTNEGYFDATLINEPYKDLGMHEGDRGMHSIERLTDWEIYTEENNYNSRNIYLLFQEE from the coding sequence ATGGATTATAATGAAAAGTTATATAATGTATTTTCCAGCGGAGAGCAGAGATTAGAATCATGGATGGCGGCTGTATTTACTAAAGAATATGATCATAATATGACAGTTGAAGAGTTCAGAGATATATTATCAGAATCTGATGAATATATGGTATTAGAATTCAATGAAATAGAAAAATCCAATTTTATAAGAGATAAATCTAAATGGGAAGTATCGGTTAAGCTGCAGTATTTGCCTATGGTTATAGATGAAATGGAAGAAATGGACGAAGACGGATGCGGTGATGGTTCCTGCGGATGCGGGCATAATCATGATGAAGAAGAACACTCCTGCGGATGCGGACATAATCATGACGATGAAGAGCATTCCTGCGGATGCGGACACAATCATGACGAAGAAGAAAATAATGATGAGCTTAGTTTTTATGCGGCATTAGTAGATGCTTCAAGTGTTACTGAAAATGTACCTGAAATATTTTCTGTAAATACAGTAAGAGAAGATGATTATAATGAAGCATGTCAATGTAAATATGCAGTACATGTGTCCACAACATTTGATAATCATCCTCTTACCGACTATCAAAGACAATTAAAATTATTAGACAGTTTAGTTCCGGAATGTTCTATATTTTTAGACATGTCATGCTATACAGCACATTCAGGAGATTGGCTTTCTTATACATCAACTTTTGCATTACCTCCTTCTTTAGATTATCTATATACTATACATGCAGTTTATGATGATGATAAAGACCCTAATAAAGTAGAATATTGGTTTCATACGCATGGACTTTACAGAGTAGGTTCTATAGAATTAGAAATAGTAGGAGTTGAAGATTCAAATGCATCTTATGGTGCATTACTTAATACTTGTGCAAAAATGTTTATAGAAAGGGGAGTTCCTGAAGCTGGATTTAAATTTAATCCTGCATATAACACTTATGTATGCTGGTTTCCTTGGCAGGAGGCTTTGAAGAAATTAAATATTGCTGATGATATTACAGGAAGTGCTAAAGACAGAAATGACGGAGTGCATAATACGCCTTCGGGTATTTTGCTTGCTGTAGATGCTGAAGGCAATTATCATTCGCTTGATTATTATAAAAATGAGCTTACAGATAATCCCATGTTTATGATGAGTTATTTTGAAACTTCGCTAATGAGAGAGGCTGCTTTTGAAAAATTAGAGTATTTCTTGGAATTATTGAATAAGAGTAAAGGTGATGATAAAATTTCTTTCTTAGTGAAATTAGGATACGGGGAGACAGAAGAAAACCCTAATGACTTAGAGCATTTATGGTTTGATGTGCATGACTTCACCAATGAAGGATATTTCGATGCTACTTTAATAAATGAACCTTATAAAGATTTAGGTATGCATGAAGGCGATAGAGGAATGCATAGTATAGAAAGACTCACCGATTGGGAAATATATACAGAAGAAAATAACTATAATTCAAGAAATATATACCTATTATTTCAAGAAGAATAA
- a CDS encoding M48 family metallopeptidase — protein MQTTSEIIIEYKKIKNIYIRVKPDLNIYVTAPKRASKKYIYELIEKRREWIEERKEAIKKKNSFDISKKELASGNEVYYLGKSYMLKVLKCNKENIILAGRMMYMYVNIKDKEEYKNSDIRKKHILLDTWYKKEALKLFDSLIKKYSAMMNLEINTFTVKKLKSKWGSCDINKKHLTFNLELMKYPISAIEYIVLHELSHLLQANHSKKFYNIVSLYMPEWKKEKKILDTFFTNL, from the coding sequence ATGCAAACTACAAGTGAAATAATAATAGAATATAAAAAAATAAAAAATATTTATATAAGAGTAAAGCCCGATTTAAATATATATGTTACTGCTCCAAAAAGAGCTTCTAAAAAATACATATATGAACTTATAGAAAAAAGAAGAGAATGGATAGAAGAGAGAAAGGAAGCTATAAAAAAGAAAAACAGCTTTGATATAAGTAAAAAGGAACTTGCAAGCGGCAATGAAGTATATTATCTTGGTAAAAGCTATATGCTTAAAGTATTAAAATGCAATAAAGAAAATATAATTCTTGCCGGCAGAATGATGTATATGTATGTAAATATAAAAGATAAAGAGGAATACAAAAATAGTGATATAAGAAAAAAACATATTCTTCTTGATACATGGTACAAAAAAGAAGCATTAAAGCTATTTGATTCACTTATAAAAAAATACTCTGCTATGATGAACTTAGAAATTAATACATTCACAGTAAAAAAATTAAAAAGCAAATGGGGTTCATGCGATATAAATAAAAAACATCTTACATTTAATTTGGAACTTATGAAATATCCGATTTCTGCTATAGAATATATTGTGCTTCATGAATTATCACATCTTCTGCAGGCTAATCATAGTAAAAAATTTTATAATATAGTAAGTTTGTATATGCCGGAATGGAAAAAGGAAAAGAAGATTTTGGATACATTTTTTACTAATTTATAA
- a CDS encoding type I restriction endonuclease subunit R — translation MNEQYSERILQNKVIELFKNMGYQYLSPEEALKERDNDTNNVLFKNILEEQLKKINYFMYDDKKNRFSIDNIKKAISDLDMPLIKGYLITNEEITERILKGESYKEKIGNRYESFNIKYIDFDNIENNTFHITEEFTVTRNSTEEKEKTRRPDLVIFINGIPIAVIELKKGSVNSKNAIEQMVRNQEEKEIRQLFKFSQLLICANDDMVKYGTAGTPVKLYNVWKDKENNDNKRDKTGRKEESKVMKALKKIVKDRVINEIDITLYSLFEKERLFDILEYFIIFDGTVKKVTRYNQYFAIKKTMDRIKNISQGKRQGGVIWHTQGSGKSLTMSMLTKIISRKIKNSKIVVVTDRVDLDEQIHSTFKNTDIEVERATTGANLIKLIESGKSVITTVINKFEKVFDKKVVMDSADIFILVDESHRTQYGDFAMKMRKVFPNACYLGFTGTPLYKSEKSTAEKFGGFIDSYTIRDALEDKVIVPLYYESRLINQKIYDKKGLDYRFDLITKDLTDKEKEDLQKKNLSENVILESEQRLIVLADDIAKHYKTNLANTEFNAMLAVESKYEAMKMKEIFDAYHSLETAVVISSQNDEGADSDEYKKNNGSEKKQYVAEKWKKLYSKYSNDENKYTEEIIKSFKKGTIDIIIVVDKLLTGFDAPKAQVLYIDKKLKDHGLLQAIARVNRAYSGKDNGILIDYRGLLANLDNALNAYDKLANYDPKDIEDVVFDIKEKIEEFKNAYEDLVQFLPELTLEKAYEICPPLLSDEEKRKKFYGLFLNYSKLLNICQFSDHFIDSFKYEEIEKYKKLFKTCIEIRNRLRITHHEAVDFKEYESKMQKLYDEFVGTDNNVKVLNEIPSIFDANFEKEIDYLNESKADAIINAANSVIKEKMDENPEMYRKLSEKIFDIIEKYKNNRINEQEKLLEAMEVASTIRGENEKENLKYDERIRDNKCARSIYDNSKKYIDNDNTLIDFSLFVDKLFKSNSGMPNWQNIQSIRNNIEGDIDIKLYELGKESEDKKILSISNEEMKEFLKMLVKIGLNIYANYK, via the coding sequence ATGAATGAACAATACAGCGAAAGAATATTACAAAATAAAGTTATAGAACTTTTTAAAAATATGGGCTACCAATATTTAAGCCCGGAAGAAGCTCTTAAAGAAAGAGATAATGATACCAATAATGTGCTATTTAAAAATATTCTCGAAGAACAGCTTAAAAAAATTAATTACTTTATGTATGATGATAAGAAAAACAGATTTTCAATAGATAATATAAAAAAGGCAATAAGTGATTTGGATATGCCGCTTATAAAAGGATATTTAATCACAAATGAAGAAATTACAGAAAGAATTTTAAAAGGCGAATCATATAAAGAAAAAATCGGAAATAGATACGAAAGTTTTAATATCAAATATATAGATTTTGACAATATAGAAAATAATACATTTCATATCACTGAGGAGTTTACAGTAACTAGAAACAGCACAGAAGAAAAAGAAAAAACAAGAAGACCAGATTTAGTAATATTTATAAACGGCATACCTATAGCAGTAATAGAATTAAAAAAAGGAAGCGTAAACTCAAAAAATGCTATAGAGCAGATGGTGAGAAATCAGGAAGAAAAAGAAATAAGACAATTATTTAAATTCAGCCAATTACTAATATGTGCTAATGATGATATGGTTAAATACGGCACAGCAGGAACTCCGGTAAAATTGTATAATGTTTGGAAAGATAAAGAAAATAATGATAATAAAAGAGATAAAACAGGCAGAAAAGAAGAAAGCAAAGTGATGAAAGCATTAAAAAAAATAGTGAAAGACAGAGTGATAAATGAAATAGACATAACATTATATTCATTATTTGAAAAAGAAAGATTATTCGATATACTAGAATATTTCATCATATTTGACGGTACGGTAAAAAAAGTTACAAGATACAATCAATACTTCGCCATTAAAAAAACTATGGATAGAATAAAAAATATAAGTCAAGGAAAAAGACAAGGCGGAGTAATATGGCATACTCAGGGAAGCGGCAAAAGTCTTACAATGTCTATGCTTACAAAAATAATATCAAGAAAAATAAAAAACTCCAAAATAGTAGTAGTAACCGACAGAGTAGATTTAGACGAGCAAATTCACAGCACTTTCAAAAATACAGATATAGAGGTTGAAAGAGCAACAACAGGGGCAAACTTAATCAAATTGATAGAAAGCGGTAAAAGCGTAATAACAACAGTAATCAATAAATTTGAAAAAGTATTCGATAAAAAAGTGGTAATGGATTCGGCAGATATTTTTATACTAGTAGATGAAAGCCATAGAACGCAGTACGGAGATTTTGCTATGAAGATGAGAAAAGTTTTTCCTAATGCATGTTATTTAGGCTTTACAGGAACCCCTTTATACAAATCCGAAAAAAGTACAGCAGAGAAATTCGGAGGCTTTATAGATTCATACACTATAAGAGATGCATTAGAAGATAAAGTAATAGTTCCGCTGTACTATGAAAGCAGATTGATAAATCAGAAAATATACGATAAAAAAGGCTTAGATTACAGATTCGATTTAATTACAAAAGATTTAACAGATAAAGAAAAAGAAGATTTACAAAAGAAAAATCTAAGCGAAAATGTGATACTTGAAAGCGAACAGCGATTAATAGTATTAGCCGATGATATAGCAAAACATTATAAAACTAATTTAGCAAATACAGAGTTTAATGCTATGCTTGCAGTAGAAAGCAAATATGAGGCTATGAAGATGAAGGAAATATTTGATGCTTATCATAGCCTTGAAACAGCAGTGGTTATATCTTCGCAAAATGATGAAGGGGCAGACAGTGATGAATACAAAAAAAATAACGGCTCAGAAAAAAAACAGTATGTAGCAGAAAAATGGAAAAAATTATACAGCAAATACTCAAATGATGAAAATAAATATACAGAAGAAATAATAAAAAGTTTTAAAAAAGGCACTATAGATATAATAATAGTAGTAGATAAACTTCTTACAGGTTTCGATGCTCCAAAGGCTCAGGTTTTATATATAGATAAAAAATTAAAAGATCATGGACTTCTTCAGGCTATAGCAAGAGTAAACAGAGCATATTCGGGAAAAGATAATGGAATATTAATAGACTATAGAGGACTTCTAGCCAACTTGGATAATGCTTTAAATGCCTATGATAAATTAGCCAATTATGATCCTAAAGATATTGAAGATGTTGTATTCGATATAAAAGAAAAAATCGAAGAGTTTAAAAATGCTTATGAAGATTTAGTACAGTTCTTGCCTGAACTTACTTTAGAAAAAGCTTATGAGATATGTCCTCCGCTTCTAAGCGATGAAGAGAAAAGAAAAAAATTCTACGGATTATTTTTAAACTATTCAAAACTTTTAAATATATGTCAGTTCAGCGATCATTTTATAGATAGTTTTAAATATGAAGAAATTGAAAAATATAAAAAATTATTTAAAACTTGTATTGAGATTAGAAATCGTTTGAGAATTACCCATCATGAAGCGGTAGATTTTAAAGAATATGAATCTAAAATGCAGAAGTTATACGATGAGTTTGTAGGTACTGATAATAATGTAAAAGTATTAAATGAAATACCAAGCATATTTGATGCCAACTTTGAAAAAGAAATAGATTATTTAAATGAATCAAAAGCAGATGCCATAATAAATGCTGCAAACAGTGTTATAAAAGAAAAAATGGATGAAAACCCTGAAATGTATAGAAAACTTTCAGAGAAAATATTTGATATAATAGAAAAATACAAGAATAACAGAATAAATGAGCAGGAAAAACTTTTAGAGGCAATGGAAGTAGCATCAACAATAAGAGGCGAAAATGAAAAAGAAAATCTTAAATATGATGAGCGTATAAGAGATAATAAATGTGCAAGATCCATATATGATAACTCTAAAAAATATATAGATAATGATAATACATTAATAGACTTTTCTTTATTTGTTGATAAATTATTTAAATCTAACAGCGGTATGCCTAATTGGCAGAATATACAATCTATAAGAAATAATATAGAAGGAGATATAGATATAAAATTATATGAACTTGGTAAAGAAAGCGAGGATAAAAAAATATTAAGTATAAGTAATGAAGAGATGAAGGAATTTTTAAAAATGCTGGTGAAGATAGGTTTAAATATATATGCAAACTACAAGTGA
- a CDS encoding restriction endonuclease subunit S — MKSLPLPKGWKEVKLGNICSINVSSLKENTNENFKFKYIDLSAVKNGIIDFPNDYITFKNAPSRARRIIKIDDVIMATVRPNLKGFAYISFDPEEYICSTGFAVLTSKSEISMKYVYQNLYANYIEKQIFNMLVGSNYPALNTSDILNIKILLPPLDEQKRIAEVLSLCDDVIENITKLIEQKELYKKGVMQRVLSGEVRFKGFKDEWKEIYLHKVLKERKTYQPKNGSLEHVSLTKDGIIPKTERYERDFLVKDKNKQYKITKINDICYNPANLKFGVICKNNYGEGIFSPIYVTFEVNKGFDVNFFSYIFKSETFINNARRYEEGTVYERKSVSPENFLSIKIKVPSLEEQKKIGEFLSVIDEEIYNLKKQLELRKQQKKGLMQRLLTGEVRI, encoded by the coding sequence ATGAAATCACTACCGCTTCCAAAAGGCTGGAAAGAAGTAAAACTTGGGAATATATGCAGTATAAATGTTAGTAGTCTGAAAGAAAATACTAATGAAAATTTTAAATTTAAATATATAGATTTATCAGCCGTAAAAAATGGTATTATAGATTTTCCAAATGATTATATAACTTTTAAAAATGCACCAAGCAGAGCAAGGAGAATAATAAAAATAGATGATGTTATTATGGCAACAGTAAGACCAAATTTAAAAGGATTTGCTTATATATCTTTTGACCCAGAGGAATATATATGTTCTACAGGTTTTGCAGTATTAACTTCAAAGTCTGAAATTTCTATGAAATATGTTTACCAAAATTTATATGCAAATTATATAGAAAAACAAATATTTAATATGTTAGTTGGTTCCAATTATCCTGCTTTAAATACTTCAGATATACTGAATATAAAAATATTATTACCGCCCCTAGATGAACAAAAGCGTATAGCGGAAGTTTTGTCATTATGCGACGATGTTATAGAGAACATTACTAAACTAATAGAGCAGAAAGAGCTTTATAAGAAAGGCGTAATGCAGAGAGTGTTAAGCGGTGAAGTGCGATTCAAGGGTTTTAAAGATGAGTGGAAAGAAATATATTTGCATAAAGTTCTTAAAGAAAGAAAAACTTATCAGCCCAAAAATGGAAGTTTAGAACATGTTTCTTTAACTAAAGATGGTATCATACCAAAAACAGAAAGATATGAAAGAGATTTTTTAGTAAAAGATAAAAATAAACAATACAAAATTACTAAAATAAATGATATCTGTTATAATCCAGCTAATCTAAAATTTGGAGTTATATGTAAAAATAATTATGGAGAAGGAATATTCTCTCCTATATATGTAACTTTTGAAGTAAATAAAGGTTTTGATGTTAACTTTTTTAGCTATATTTTTAAATCAGAAACTTTTATCAATAATGCAAGAAGATATGAAGAAGGTACTGTTTATGAAAGAAAATCAGTAAGTCCAGAAAACTTTTTATCTATTAAAATAAAAGTACCAAGCCTAGAAGAACAGAAAAAAATAGGGGAATTTCTCTCTGTGATAGACGAAGAGATTTACAATCTTAAAAAGCAGTTGGAGCTTCGCAAACAGCAGAAGAAAGGGCTTATGCAGAGGCTTCTAACCGGTGAGGTGAGGATTTAA
- a CDS encoding restriction endonuclease subunit S yields MKSVPLPKGWQELQIKDVCLIYYGKGLGKNNMVDGDIPVYSSGGIIGFHNESIINSQGIIIGRKGNAGSVFYSSSPFFCIDTAFYVEANNNIDLKFLYYKLISCRLERYKIDSAVPGINRDTIYSIFLTIPPIDEQKRIAEVLSLCDDVIENLTKLIEKKELYKKGVMQRVLSGEVRFNGFKDEWKIKKLSEISKSIKTGKLDANAMEENGQYRFYTCAREYYRINEYAFDGEALLISGNGAYVGYVHYYKGKFNAYQRTYVLMDFEEDIKYIKYYLDRYLKERIKKEKNEGNTPYIVLSTLTDMEIKVPILEEQKKIAGLLSVIDEEIDNLKKQLELRKQQKKGLMQRLLSGDVRI; encoded by the coding sequence ATGAAATCAGTACCGCTTCCAAAAGGCTGGCAAGAATTACAAATTAAAGATGTATGTTTAATCTATTATGGTAAAGGACTAGGAAAAAATAACATGGTAGATGGTGATATACCTGTTTATAGTTCTGGTGGAATAATAGGGTTTCATAATGAAAGTATTATAAATTCACAAGGTATAATAATAGGTAGAAAAGGTAATGCCGGAAGTGTTTTTTATTCTAGTTCTCCATTTTTTTGCATAGATACTGCATTTTATGTAGAAGCAAATAATAATATTGATTTAAAATTTTTATACTATAAATTAATTTCATGTAGATTAGAGAGATATAAAATAGATAGTGCAGTACCTGGTATAAATAGAGACACTATATACTCTATTTTTTTAACTATCCCACCCATAGACGAACAAAAGCGTATAGCAGAAGTTTTATCATTATGCGACGATGTTATAGAGAACCTTACTAAACTAATAGAGAAAAAAGAGCTTTATAAGAAAGGTGTAATGCAAAGAGTGTTAAGCGGCGAAGTTCGTTTCAATGGTTTTAAAGATGAATGGAAAATAAAAAAATTATCTGAAATTAGTAAAAGTATAAAAACCGGAAAATTAGATGCTAATGCTATGGAAGAAAACGGACAATATAGGTTTTATACTTGTGCTAGAGAATATTATAGAATAAATGAGTATGCTTTTGATGGAGAGGCTTTATTAATATCCGGCAATGGTGCTTATGTTGGATATGTTCATTATTATAAAGGTAAATTTAATGCTTATCAAAGAACTTATGTTTTAATGGATTTTGAAGAAGATATAAAATATATAAAATATTATCTTGACAGATATTTAAAAGAAAGAATAAAGAAAGAAAAAAATGAGGGAAATACACCTTATATAGTTTTAAGTACATTAACAGATATGGAAATAAAAGTACCAATCCTAGAAGAGCAGAAAAAAATTGCGGGTCTTCTTTCGGTTATAGACGAAGAGATTGACAATCTTAAAAAGCAGTTGGAGCTTCGCAAACAGCAGAAGAAAGGTCTTATGCAGAGGCTTTTAAGCGGAGATGTGAGGATTTAA
- a CDS encoding Hsp20/alpha crystallin family protein gives MSRRIFVPTLHSIFSNANRCNSLGNCSPYSDYHNRVSNYRIEEDDKNYIIEMDMPGVKKEDLEIGIKENILSISAKRKKAVKTENGESKEEVISSYEQSFNISTKGIDVENIAANLNNGVLMVTLPKKEELKYEKKIEIKGE, from the coding sequence ATGTCAAGAAGAATATTTGTACCAACATTACATTCAATTTTTTCAAATGCTAACAGATGCAATTCTTTAGGAAACTGCAGTCCTTATAGTGATTATCATAATAGAGTATCAAACTATAGAATAGAGGAAGATGATAAAAATTATATTATAGAGATGGATATGCCGGGAGTAAAAAAAGAGGATTTAGAAATAGGAATAAAAGAGAATATACTTTCTATTTCGGCTAAGAGGAAAAAAGCAGTAAAAACAGAAAACGGCGAATCAAAAGAGGAAGTTATTTCAAGCTATGAGCAAAGCTTTAATATCAGCACAAAAGGAATTGATGTTGAAAATATAGCGGCTAATTTGAATAACGGTGTTCTTATGGTAACACTTCCAAAGAAAGAAGAGCTTAAATATGAGAAAAAAATAGAGATAAAAGGAGAATAA
- a CDS encoding Hsp20/alpha crystallin family protein, with translation MTKRLFFPALHSMLDDFRSFDEAFGNLYSNDEVRKLSHYNIEEDDKSYTIEMDMPGVRKEDLEIGIKENVLSIYAERKKVSKEKLENSENKEENDSGNEVIVSKYEQSFNISTKGIDVENIEANLTDGVLKIVLPKKEEVKYEKKINIG, from the coding sequence ATGACTAAAAGATTATTTTTTCCAGCTTTACATTCTATGTTAGATGATTTTAGAAGTTTTGATGAGGCATTCGGCAATTTATACAGCAATGATGAGGTGAGAAAATTATCTCATTACAATATAGAAGAAGATGATAAGAGCTATACTATAGAGATGGATATGCCGGGTGTGAGAAAAGAAGATTTAGAAATAGGTATAAAAGAAAATGTACTTTCTATATATGCTGAACGCAAAAAAGTAAGTAAAGAAAAACTTGAAAATAGTGAAAATAAAGAGGAAAATGACAGCGGCAATGAAGTAATAGTTTCTAAATATGAACAGAGCTTTAATATCAGCACAAAAGGAATTGATGTTGAGAATATAGAAGCTAATTTGACAGACGGGGTTTTAAAAATAGTTCTTCCTAAAAAAGAGGAAGTAAAATATGAGAAAAAAATAAATATAGGCTGA
- a CDS encoding biotin--[acetyl-CoA-carboxylase] ligase, which produces MRKNLKENIISILESNKGLFISGEKLANNLNVSRAAVWKVIKSLKDEGYDILSVSNKGYALSKETDILSSKIIKDNMPKYRDKFSFVIYKTVESTNTIARAMAINGAESGTVVIAEEQTSGYGRNGKSFFSPYGTGIYMSIILNLKKEKKIFNSSFITTAAAMAVSKSIEEVSNENTQIKWVNDVFINDKKVCGILTEGAFSFEDGKLDYAVIGIGINVNFPKNGFPEEINNIAVSINNTQNSKDIRNILIAKILERIYEYYFNNASFYDEYKKRSFLIGKKVLLNIDNQEHIVKVLDIDKTFALIAEFQDGKVDRIVSGSINHRLS; this is translated from the coding sequence ATGAGAAAAAATTTAAAAGAAAATATAATATCAATATTAGAATCCAACAAGGGTTTATTTATATCCGGAGAAAAGCTCGCTAATAATCTCAATGTAAGCAGAGCGGCTGTTTGGAAAGTGATAAAATCTCTAAAAGATGAAGGATACGATATTCTTTCTGTATCAAATAAAGGCTATGCCCTCTCAAAAGAAACTGACATTTTATCATCAAAAATAATAAAAGATAATATGCCTAAATATAGAGATAAATTCAGCTTCGTGATATACAAAACCGTAGAATCAACAAACACTATAGCAAGAGCAATGGCAATAAACGGAGCTGAAAGCGGAACCGTAGTAATTGCAGAAGAGCAGACAAGCGGATACGGAAGAAACGGAAAATCTTTTTTCTCGCCCTATGGTACAGGCATATATATGAGCATTATACTTAATCTAAAAAAAGAAAAAAAGATTTTTAACAGTTCTTTTATAACTACTGCAGCAGCTATGGCGGTGTCAAAATCCATAGAAGAAGTTTCAAATGAAAATACACAGATAAAATGGGTTAATGATGTATTTATTAATGATAAAAAAGTATGCGGAATACTTACCGAAGGAGCTTTCAGTTTTGAAGACGGAAAACTTGATTATGCTGTTATAGGAATTGGTATAAATGTTAATTTCCCTAAAAACGGCTTTCCTGAAGAGATAAATAATATAGCTGTTTCAATTAATAATACACAAAACAGCAAAGATATAAGAAATATTTTAATAGCTAAAATATTAGAAAGAATATATGAATACTATTTTAATAATGCTTCATTCTATGATGAATATAAAAAAAGGTCTTTTTTAATAGGAAAAAAAGTTTTGCTTAATATAGATAATCAAGAGCATATAGTAAAAGTATTGGATATAGATAAAACTTTTGCTCTTATAGCAGAATTTCAGGACGGCAAAGTAGACAGAATAGTATCAGGAAGTATAAATCATAGATTATCATAA